From a region of the Procambarus clarkii isolate CNS0578487 chromosome 2, FALCON_Pclarkii_2.0, whole genome shotgun sequence genome:
- the LOC138366631 gene encoding trichohyalin-like yields MSQEAERSQEAERSQEAERTQEAEMSQEAERSQEAERSQEAERSQEAERSLEAERSQEAERSQEAERSQEAERSQEAERSQEAERSQEAERSQEAERSQEAERSQEAEGSQKAERSQEAERSQDAERSQEAERSQEAESSQEAESSQEAERSQEAEGRQEAEGRQEAEGSQEAEGSQEAERSQEAERSQEAERSQEAERSQEAERSQEAERSQEAERSQEAERSQEAERSQEAERSQEAERSQEAERSQEAERSQEAEGSQEAEGSQEAEGSQEAERSQEAERSQEAERSQEAERSQEAERSLEAERSQEAERSQEAERSQEAERSQEAERSQEAERSQEAERSQEAERSQEAERSQEAERSQDAEKSQEEERSQEAERSQEAERSQEAERSQKAERSQEAERSQEAERSQEAERSQEAEKSQEVERSQEAERSQEAERSQEAERSQEAERSQEAERSQEAERSQEAEKSQEGERSQEAERSQEAERSQEAERSQEAERSQEAERSQEAEMSQEVERSQEAERSQEAKKSQVVERSQEAERSQEAERSQEVERSQEAERSQEVERSKQAERSQEAERSQEAERSQEAERSQEAERSQKAERSQETEK; encoded by the coding sequence ATGAGCCAGGAGGCAGAGAGGAGCCAGGAGGCAGAGAGGAGCCAGGAGGCAGAGAGGACCCAGGAGGCAGAGATGAGCCAGGAAGCAGAGAGGAGCCAGGAAGCAGAGAGGAGCCAGGAGGCAGAGAGGAGCCAGGAGGCAGAGAGGAGCCTGGAGGCAGAGAGGAGCCAGGAGGCAGAGAGGAGCCAGGAGGCAGAGAGGAGCCAGGAGGCAGAGAGGAGCCAGGAGGCAGAGAGGAGCCAGGAGGCAGAGAGGAGCCAGGAGGCAGAGAGGAGCCAGGAGGCAGAGAGGAGCCAGGAGGCAGAGAGGAGCCAGGAGGCAGAGGGGAGCCAGAAGGCAGAGAGGAGCCAGGAGGCAGAGAGGAGCCAGGATGCAGAGAGGAGCCAGGAGGCAGAGAGGAGCCAGGAGGCAGAGAGCAGCCAGGAGGCAGAGAGCAGCCAGGAGGCAGAGAGGAGCCAGGAGGCAGAGGGGAGGCAGGAGGCAGAGGGGAGGCAGGAGGCAGAGGGGAGCCAGGAGGCAGAGGGGAGCCAGGAGGCAGAGAGGAGCCAGGAGGCAGAGAGGAGCCAGGAGGCAGAGAGGAGCCAGGAGGCAGAGAGGAGCCAGGAGGCAGAGAGGAGCCAGGAGGCAGAGAGGAGCCAGGAGGCAGAGAGGAGCCAGGAGGCAGAGAGGAGCCAGGAGGCAGAGAGGAGCCAGGAAGCAGAGAGGAGCCAGGAGGCAGAGAGGAGCCAGGAGGCAGAGAGGAGCCAGGAGGCAGAGAGGAGCCAGGAGGCAGAGGGGAGCCAGGAGGCAGAGGGGAGCCAGGAGGCAGAGGGGAGCCAGGAGGCAGAGAGGAGCCAGGAGGCAGAGAGGAGCCAGGAGGCAGAGAGGAGCCAGGAAGCAGAGAGGAGCCAGGAGGCAGAGAGGAGCCTGGAGGCAGAGAGGAGCCAGGAGGCAGAGAGGAGCCAGGAGGCAGAGAGGAGCCAGGAGGCAGAGAGGAGCCAGGAGGCAGAGAGGAGCCAGGAAGCAGAGAGGAGCCAGGAAGCAGAGAGGAGCCAGGAAGCAGAGAGGAGCCAGGAAGCAGAGAGGAGCCAGGAAGCAGAGAGGAGCCAGGACGCAGAGAAGAGCCAGGAAGAAGAGAGGAGCCAGGAAGCAGAGAGGAGCCAGGAGGCAGAGAGGAGCCAGGAGGCAGAGAGAAGCCAGAAGGCAGAGAGGAGCCAGGAAGCAGAGAGGAGCCAGGAAGCAGAGAGGAGCCAGGAAGCAGAGAGGAGCCAGGAAGCAGAGAAGAGCCAGGAAGTAGAGAGGAGCCAGGAAGCAGAGAGGAGCCAGGAGGCAGAGAGGAGCCAGGAAGCAGAGAGGAGCCAGGAAGCAGAGAGGAGCCAGGAAGCAGAGAGGAGCCAGGAAGCAGAGAGGAGCCAGGAAGCAGAGAAGAGCCAGGAAGGAGAGAGGAGCCAGGAAGCAGAGAGGAGCCAGGAGGCAGAGAGGAGCCAGGAAGCAGAGAGGAGCCAGGAAGCAGAGAGGAGCCAGGAAGCAGAGAGGAGCCAGGAAGCAGAGATGAGCCAGGAAGTAGAGAGGAGCCAGGAGGCAGAGAGGAGCCAGGAAGCAAAGAAGAGCCAGGTAGTAGAGAGGAGCCAGGAGGCAGAGAGGAGCCAGGAAGCAGAGAGGAGCCAGGAAGTAGAGAGGAGCCAGGAGGCAGAGAGGAGCCAGGAAGTAGAGAGGAGCAAGCAGGCAGAGAGGAGCCAGGAGGCAGAGAGGAGCCAGGAGGCAGAGAGGAGCCAGGAGGCAGAGAGGAGCCAGGAGGCAGAGAGAAGCCAGAAGGCAGAGAGGAGCCAGGAGACAGAGAAGTAG